TTGCGGAGGATTAACAGGGAGTTGTCGTTTACCCAATTCATGGCAGTCCATACCACTTGAAGAATTTTTCAATCAATTATATCCTGAGGTTATAGTAGAAAATGACTGTGTGGCAGCAGTCGTTGCCGAGAAACTTTTTGGCGCTGGAAAATTTCATGATAATCTTGTGTATGTTACCTGGAGTACCGGTATTGGTGCCGGTGCCTATGTTGACGGCAGGCTAATTCGTGGTAAAAATGGTAATGCACCACACTTTGGTCATATATTTATTGCTGATGATGGCCCTCAATGTGGTTGTGGTAACTACGGGGATTTAGAGGCGATAGCATCCGGAACAGCAATTGCCCGTGATTATGGAGTCAATTCTGCAAAGGAAGTCTTTGACAACTATCGTGCTGGCGATGAAAAAGCTATGCAGATAGTACACCGGGCTGCAAAGAATTTTGCGCGGGGACTGGCTTCGCTCAATGCATTATTTGATACCGAATATATTGTATTAGGCGGTAGCGTTATGAATGACAGCGATATTCTGCTGCCGATTATACGGGAGGAGTTCTATAAGTCATTTCCGGTGTTATCAAAAAACGTTATCATAGAAAAAAGCACATTATTTGAATATATTGCTGACATATCAGCACTATCACTTGT
This portion of the Spirochaetota bacterium genome encodes:
- a CDS encoding ROK family protein; its protein translation is MIAEYIAGVDIGGTKIITTIANATGIKARVYQHTQLQGDNLVIPKQAYMLIQKTAEYAGIHYEDIKRVGISTCSPFERKGMYKEIVAPNLCGGLTGSCRLPNSWQSIPLEEFFNQLYPEVIVENDCVAAVVAEKLFGAGKFHDNLVYVTWSTGIGAGAYVDGRLIRGKNGNAPHFGHIFIADDGPQCGCGNYGDLEAIASGTAIARDYGVNSAKEVFDNYRAGDEKAMQIVHRAAKNFARGLASLNALFDTEYIVLGGSVMNDSDILLPIIREEFYKSFPVLSKNVIIEKSTLFEYIADISALSLVMPASWIESWRTYTPWMHAPELIKL